Proteins from a genomic interval of Limisphaera ngatamarikiensis:
- the hpnA gene encoding hopanoid-associated sugar epimerase: TLRRDLTRPPDSPQPNAAMKCLVTGATGFIGSNLVHELIARGHSVRTLARKHSDRRALEGADCEWIEGDVTDPEAVRRAVQGCDWVFHVAASYHLWMPDYRPMFATNVEGTRNVIEAATRAGCRRIVHTSTVGCIGLPKKQNGRWIPSDETTPVSAAQMSNPYKLSKWQAEQIALQWARAGSPVVIVNPSAPLGPRDIKPTPTGKIVVDFLNRAMPAYVDTGLNWVHVRDVAVGHILAAERGRVGERYILGHAEGNWTLRQTLQVLSDLTGLPAPRLRIPWWVAFMFAWLDERRAALTGRPPRAPLAGVRMARYHMFFNPARAIRELGLPQTPPRQAFADAIEWFRAHGYVRTQA; encoded by the coding sequence CACCCTCCGCCGGGACCTGACCCGGCCACCGGATTCCCCCCAACCCAACGCAGCCATGAAATGTCTGGTCACAGGCGCCACCGGATTCATCGGATCCAACCTCGTGCATGAGCTCATCGCCCGCGGTCACTCGGTGCGGACCCTGGCCCGCAAACACAGCGACCGCCGCGCCCTCGAAGGCGCCGACTGCGAATGGATCGAAGGCGACGTCACCGATCCCGAAGCCGTGCGCCGCGCCGTGCAGGGGTGCGACTGGGTCTTCCATGTCGCCGCCAGTTATCACCTCTGGATGCCCGATTACCGACCCATGTTCGCCACCAACGTGGAGGGTACACGCAACGTCATCGAGGCCGCCACCCGCGCCGGCTGCCGTCGCATCGTCCATACCAGCACAGTCGGTTGCATCGGCCTGCCCAAAAAACAAAACGGCCGCTGGATCCCCTCGGACGAAACCACACCGGTCTCCGCCGCCCAAATGTCCAACCCCTACAAACTCTCCAAATGGCAGGCCGAACAGATCGCCCTCCAATGGGCCCGCGCCGGAAGCCCGGTCGTCATCGTCAACCCCAGCGCCCCCCTCGGCCCGCGCGACATCAAACCCACCCCCACGGGCAAAATCGTCGTGGACTTCCTCAACCGCGCCATGCCCGCCTACGTGGACACGGGACTGAACTGGGTCCATGTCCGGGACGTGGCCGTGGGCCACATCCTCGCCGCCGAACGCGGGCGCGTGGGTGAGCGCTACATCCTCGGCCACGCCGAGGGAAACTGGACCCTGCGCCAAACCCTGCAGGTGCTGTCCGACCTCACCGGTCTGCCGGCGCCACGCCTCCGCATCCCCTGGTGGGTGGCCTTCATGTTCGCCTGGCTGGACGAACGCCGCGCCGCCCTTACCGGCCGCCCGCCGCGCGCCCCCCTCGCCGGTGTCCGCATGGCCCGCTATCACATGTTCTTCAACCCGGCCCGGGCCATCCGCGAGCTCGGCCTCCCCCAAACCCCGCCCCGCCAGGCCTTCGCCGATGCCATCGAATGGTTCCGTGCCCACGGATACGTCCGCACCCAGGCATGA
- a CDS encoding efflux RND transporter permease subunit encodes MNQGTLKHTPAVHAGLGVAGRLARAFIDSKLTPLLVVTSVLLGVFAVLMLPREEEPQIKVPMVDVMVSMPGASAREIEERVTRPMEKLLWEIPGVEYIYSTSKEGESLVIVRYKVGSDPTESLVKLTEKLRSNFDRIPHGVGQPLIKLKSIDDVPILALTFHSPNHDHLTLRRLVAQVDDAVKQVPEVAETMIIGGARRQVRVLLDPVRLAARNLSPVGLIPMLQQANRQYRAGGLTGDDREVIIETGGFLRNAEEVGQVVVGVHGGKPVYLRDVADIVDGAEEPTQYVLFGYGAARRGGEPLPEEEPAVTLTVAKRPGANAITVANRVLRKIETLRGTLIPADVQVSITRHYGETAAEKSDELLLHMGIAVFGVSLLIWITLGMREAGIVGVAIPATLALTLLVFYLTGFTLNRITLFALIFSIGILVDDAIVVVENIVRHFHLPHNRGRPWSEIAIEAVREVGNPTILATFAVIAAVLPMAFVGGLMGPYMRPIPIGASAAMFWSLLIAFIVTPWASIRILRWGRKYRRLTEGAAAGPAPRTHAEHPEDAFTRLYRHFMGPLIAHPRWRWLFLGGIAMLLLAAMATVPLGWVKVKMLPFDNKSEFQIILNMPEGSSLERTARAAREIAAAVRTEPEVTDYQIYVGTAAPFNFNGLVRHYFMRRGAHVADLQINLLPKGQRRAQSHDIAKRVRPRVAEIAEKYGARVAVTEVPPGPPVLQTLVAEVYGPSEEDRLRLAEEVRRIFKSTPGVVDVDAYIEADQPRARFVIDKEKAALHGISAETISRTLQIAVGGLSIDLVHQPREKEDVNLVLELPRWARTSPEELLALWVRSGDANALPEPGAAGGPPPLIPLRELVRVEYDIADKSIYHKNLMPVTYVIGDVAGEAESPVYAILKMNRALRQLDTRLFGGDGAPLKIYNARMPFTDLAPAIKWDGEWHITLEVFRDLGLAFAAVLVLIYALMVGWFRSFLTPWIVMAAIPFSLIGILPAHGGMGAFFTATSMIGFMAGAGIVVRNSIILVDFIEQRLAEGLPLAEAVVDAGAVRFRPMLLTAMAVVVGAAVILADPIFNGLAISLMAGEVASLLISRMAVPVLYYMAYRHVYEKPAEGGIPVTAS; translated from the coding sequence ATGAACCAGGGCACATTGAAGCACACGCCGGCGGTGCATGCGGGTTTGGGCGTGGCCGGGCGACTGGCGCGGGCCTTCATTGATTCGAAGCTGACGCCGCTGCTGGTTGTCACGTCGGTTTTGCTCGGCGTGTTTGCCGTGTTGATGCTGCCGCGGGAGGAGGAGCCGCAGATCAAGGTGCCGATGGTGGACGTGATGGTCTCGATGCCCGGGGCGTCGGCCCGGGAGATTGAGGAACGTGTGACCCGGCCGATGGAGAAGCTGCTGTGGGAGATCCCGGGGGTGGAATACATCTACTCCACGTCCAAGGAAGGGGAGAGCCTGGTGATTGTGCGGTACAAGGTGGGGTCGGACCCGACGGAGAGCCTGGTCAAACTCACCGAGAAACTTCGCTCGAATTTTGACCGGATTCCGCACGGGGTGGGCCAGCCGCTGATCAAGCTGAAATCCATCGATGACGTGCCGATTCTGGCGCTGACCTTTCACAGTCCGAACCATGATCATCTGACGCTGCGCCGGCTGGTGGCCCAGGTGGACGACGCGGTGAAGCAGGTCCCGGAGGTGGCCGAGACGATGATCATTGGCGGGGCGCGCCGGCAGGTGCGGGTGTTGCTGGATCCGGTGCGGCTGGCGGCGCGGAATCTGAGTCCGGTGGGGCTGATTCCGATGCTGCAGCAGGCCAACCGGCAGTACCGGGCGGGCGGGCTGACCGGGGACGATCGCGAGGTGATCATCGAGACGGGGGGATTTCTCCGGAACGCCGAGGAGGTGGGGCAGGTGGTGGTGGGCGTGCACGGGGGCAAACCGGTGTATTTGCGGGACGTGGCCGACATCGTGGACGGCGCGGAGGAGCCGACCCAGTACGTGTTGTTTGGGTACGGTGCGGCGCGGCGGGGTGGCGAGCCGTTGCCCGAGGAGGAACCGGCGGTGACGCTGACGGTGGCGAAGCGGCCCGGGGCCAATGCCATCACGGTGGCGAACCGCGTGCTGCGCAAGATCGAGACCCTGCGGGGCACGCTGATACCGGCCGACGTGCAGGTGAGCATCACCCGTCATTACGGGGAGACGGCCGCGGAGAAATCGGATGAACTGCTGCTGCACATGGGGATTGCGGTGTTCGGGGTGTCGCTGCTGATCTGGATCACGTTGGGCATGCGGGAGGCGGGCATTGTGGGTGTGGCCATTCCGGCGACGCTGGCCCTGACGCTGCTGGTGTTTTACCTGACCGGGTTCACGCTGAACCGGATCACGTTGTTTGCGCTGATTTTCAGCATCGGGATCCTGGTGGATGATGCCATCGTGGTGGTGGAGAACATCGTGCGGCATTTCCATCTGCCGCACAACCGGGGCCGGCCCTGGAGCGAGATTGCCATTGAAGCCGTCCGGGAGGTGGGCAATCCGACGATCCTGGCGACCTTTGCCGTGATTGCGGCGGTGTTGCCGATGGCGTTTGTGGGTGGGTTGATGGGACCGTACATGCGGCCGATCCCCATTGGAGCCAGCGCGGCCATGTTCTGGTCGTTGTTGATCGCGTTCATTGTGACGCCGTGGGCGAGCATTCGGATTTTGCGCTGGGGCCGCAAGTATCGCCGGCTGACGGAGGGTGCGGCGGCGGGGCCGGCCCCCCGGACCCATGCGGAACATCCCGAGGACGCGTTCACGCGGTTGTACCGGCATTTCATGGGGCCGTTGATTGCGCATCCGCGGTGGCGGTGGTTGTTCCTGGGGGGCATCGCGATGCTCTTGCTGGCCGCGATGGCCACGGTGCCGCTGGGGTGGGTGAAGGTCAAAATGCTGCCCTTCGACAACAAGAGCGAGTTTCAGATCATTCTCAACATGCCGGAGGGCAGCTCGCTGGAACGCACGGCACGGGCCGCGCGCGAGATTGCGGCGGCGGTACGCACGGAACCCGAGGTGACGGATTATCAGATCTACGTGGGTACGGCCGCCCCCTTCAATTTTAACGGCCTGGTGCGGCATTATTTCATGCGGCGCGGTGCGCACGTGGCCGACCTGCAGATCAACCTGCTGCCGAAGGGCCAGCGCCGGGCACAGAGTCATGACATTGCCAAGCGGGTGCGTCCGCGCGTGGCGGAGATTGCCGAGAAGTACGGGGCGCGGGTGGCGGTGACGGAGGTGCCGCCGGGGCCGCCGGTGCTTCAGACCTTGGTGGCGGAGGTGTACGGGCCGAGCGAGGAGGATCGGCTGCGGCTGGCCGAGGAAGTGCGGCGCATTTTCAAGAGCACGCCCGGGGTGGTGGACGTGGACGCCTATATTGAGGCGGACCAGCCGCGGGCGCGGTTTGTGATCGACAAGGAGAAGGCCGCGCTGCACGGCATCAGTGCCGAGACCATCTCGCGCACCCTGCAGATTGCCGTGGGCGGGTTGTCCATCGACCTGGTCCATCAGCCGCGGGAGAAGGAGGATGTGAATCTGGTGCTGGAGCTGCCGCGGTGGGCCCGGACTTCGCCGGAGGAGCTGCTGGCGCTGTGGGTGCGATCCGGCGATGCCAATGCCCTGCCCGAGCCGGGTGCGGCGGGTGGGCCACCGCCGTTGATCCCGTTGCGGGAGCTGGTCCGGGTGGAATACGACATTGCGGACAAGAGCATTTACCACAAGAACCTCATGCCGGTGACGTACGTCATCGGGGACGTGGCGGGCGAGGCGGAGAGCCCCGTGTACGCCATTCTCAAGATGAACCGGGCCCTGCGGCAACTGGACACGCGCCTGTTTGGCGGGGACGGTGCCCCGTTGAAGATTTACAATGCGCGCATGCCGTTTACTGACCTGGCGCCGGCGATCAAGTGGGACGGGGAATGGCACATCACGCTGGAGGTGTTCCGCGATCTGGGTCTGGCGTTTGCCGCGGTGCTGGTGCTGATTTACGCGTTGATGGTCGGGTGGTTCCGCTCCTTCCTGACGCCGTGGATTGTGATGGCGGCGATTCCGTTTTCGTTGATCGGGATTTTGCCGGCGCATGGGGGCATGGGTGCGTTTTTTACGGCGACGTCCATGATCGGGTTCATGGCGGGTGCGGGCATTGTGGTGCGCAACTCGATCATTCTGGTGGATTTCATCGAACAGCGCCTGGCCGAGGGGCTGCCCCTGGCGGAGGCGGTGGTGGACGCCGGGGCGGTTCGGTTTCGGCCCATGTTGTTGACCGCCATGGCGGTGGTGGTGGGTGCGGCGGTGATTCTGGCGGATCCGATTTTCAACGGCCTGGCCATCTCGCTCATGGCCGGCGAGGTTGCGTCGTTGTTGATCAGCCGCATGGCGGTGCCGGTGCTGTATTACATGGCGTACCGGCATGTGTACGAGAAACCTGCGGAGGGGGGCATCCCGGTGACCGCGTCGTGA
- a CDS encoding efflux RND transporter periplasmic adaptor subunit, which yields MKVQPVERLRRWATEEVVGTVRPKLRAALEAKVQARIEEMLVVPGQSVRAGELLVRLDDREIRARYEQARAVYEQAERDFRRREKLFQEQTISRAEYDAAEAQLRVAAAALQEAETQLGHTRIVAPFDGVITAKHADVGDLAVPGRALLEIEDPKALRLEADLPEALLDRVQLGQTLTVRVPAAQVTLEGTVSEITPVADPRTRTFPVKVDLPARPGLRSGQFGRLLVPVAEVEAIRVPVRAIHVKGQMELAYVVKEGRAELRLVKTGKRLGEEVEVVSGLAAGESLVVESDRPLRDGQPVTIR from the coding sequence GTGAAGGTGCAGCCGGTGGAACGGCTACGGCGCTGGGCCACCGAGGAGGTGGTGGGCACGGTGCGGCCGAAACTCCGTGCGGCGCTGGAGGCCAAGGTGCAGGCCCGGATTGAGGAGATGCTGGTTGTGCCGGGCCAGAGTGTCCGTGCGGGGGAACTGCTGGTCCGTCTGGATGATCGGGAGATCCGCGCCCGGTACGAGCAAGCCCGGGCGGTGTACGAGCAGGCGGAACGGGATTTCCGGCGCCGGGAAAAGCTGTTTCAGGAACAGACCATTTCCCGGGCCGAGTACGATGCGGCGGAGGCGCAGTTGCGGGTTGCGGCCGCGGCGTTGCAGGAGGCGGAGACCCAACTGGGTCACACGCGAATCGTGGCGCCGTTTGACGGGGTGATCACGGCCAAACACGCGGACGTGGGCGACCTGGCGGTGCCGGGTCGGGCCCTGTTGGAGATCGAGGACCCGAAGGCGCTCCGGTTGGAGGCGGACCTGCCCGAGGCGTTGCTGGATCGGGTGCAGTTGGGTCAGACACTCACGGTGCGGGTTCCGGCGGCGCAGGTCACCCTGGAGGGGACGGTCAGTGAGATCACCCCCGTGGCGGATCCGCGGACGCGGACGTTTCCGGTGAAGGTGGATCTGCCGGCGCGGCCGGGTTTGCGCAGCGGGCAGTTTGGTCGGTTGCTGGTCCCGGTGGCGGAGGTGGAGGCCATCCGGGTTCCGGTGCGGGCCATTCACGTCAAGGGACAGATGGAGCTGGCCTACGTGGTGAAGGAGGGCCGGGCGGAACTGCGGCTGGTGAAGACCGGCAAGCGGCTGGGGGAGGAGGTGGAGGTGGTTTCGGGACTGGCCGCGGGGGAAAGCCTTGTTGTGGAGTCGGATCGGCCTTTGCGGGATGGGCAGCCGGTGACGATCCGATGA
- a CDS encoding YgaP family membrane protein, whose translation MERIIRRFAGSFILLSLLLAHYHSRYWLWFTAFVGLNLLQSSFTGFCPLETILRRLGVGGEKSGQQAAAAGSSAPATAGGGGSCCRG comes from the coding sequence ATGGAACGCATCATACGACGGTTTGCCGGTAGCTTCATTCTGCTGAGCCTGCTGCTGGCACATTATCACAGCCGGTATTGGTTGTGGTTCACCGCGTTCGTCGGGCTGAATCTGTTGCAGAGTTCGTTCACGGGCTTCTGCCCGTTGGAGACGATTCTGCGGCGGCTCGGCGTGGGCGGTGAGAAGTCGGGGCAGCAGGCTGCAGCGGCAGGGAGCTCGGCGCCCGCGACGGCGGGCGGCGGCGGCTCCTGCTGCCGTGGCTGA
- a CDS encoding DUF6132 family protein — MILRLALGAVTGAVLGYGWYKLVGCSTGTCPLTSHPVISTVYGAVLGALVASSLH; from the coding sequence ATGATCCTGCGATTGGCTTTGGGGGCGGTGACGGGTGCGGTGCTGGGCTACGGCTGGTACAAGCTGGTGGGTTGCAGCACCGGGACGTGTCCCTTGACCAGTCATCCGGTCATTAGCACGGTATATGGAGCGGTGCTGGGGGCGTTGGTTGCCTCCAGCCTGCACTGA
- the trxA gene encoding thioredoxin, with amino-acid sequence MNVVREINELEFETVVLKAERPVLVDFYAPWCGPCRMLAPVLERMAAEWSDRVDFVKINVDEAPELAMRYGITGVPTLMLFSRGRAVDRVVGLVPPRALEQRLAQACLEHAAHS; translated from the coding sequence ATGAACGTAGTCCGAGAGATCAACGAACTGGAGTTTGAGACGGTCGTGCTGAAGGCCGAACGGCCGGTGCTGGTGGACTTTTATGCGCCCTGGTGCGGGCCCTGCCGGATGTTGGCGCCCGTGCTGGAGCGCATGGCAGCCGAGTGGTCTGACCGGGTGGATTTTGTGAAGATCAACGTGGACGAGGCCCCGGAGCTGGCCATGCGGTATGGCATTACGGGGGTGCCGACGTTGATGCTCTTTTCGCGGGGCCGGGCGGTGGACCGGGTGGTGGGTTTGGTTCCGCCCCGGGCACTGGAGCAACGGCTGGCGCAGGCGTGTCTGGAACACGCCGCGCATTCGTAA